From Thermovirga sp., the proteins below share one genomic window:
- a CDS encoding MurR/RpiR family transcriptional regulator, translating to MEAEQLQALVREKIEGMPKKARRVVEYLMMHMREAAFRSIGDVADDLGVSKAQMVRVSRLLGFDGYSGLKKALQEAVLGQINPAAMLARVTNHRQDLPETIHRLEHANLDDTWSQIRPENVSAFCSKLQEADSIYCAGWGISTLVAQSLFIRLRIMGMKAILMTRSSMTLHEQARGIGRKDVVVVCELPSFVIEVTQAVEKAKMNGAGIITITDNAAAPICRFSDLSFFVSAASPMFGSSVVGPLFLVHILTSVLAVNLGDSAREALEEQSRFLHDERIFHPVFGLKYS from the coding sequence TTGGAAGCTGAACAGCTGCAGGCTCTTGTCAGGGAGAAAATAGAGGGCATGCCCAAAAAAGCAAGGCGCGTCGTCGAATACCTGATGATGCACATGAGGGAAGCGGCCTTTCGCTCCATAGGCGATGTGGCTGATGACCTCGGGGTATCCAAGGCCCAGATGGTGAGGGTCTCGAGGCTGCTTGGCTTCGACGGCTATTCCGGGCTCAAGAAAGCCCTCCAGGAAGCCGTGCTCGGACAGATAAATCCGGCGGCGATGCTGGCCCGGGTAACGAACCACCGGCAGGACCTCCCCGAGACGATCCATCGGTTGGAGCACGCAAACCTGGACGACACCTGGTCACAGATCAGGCCCGAAAACGTCTCCGCCTTCTGCTCAAAGCTCCAAGAGGCCGATTCGATCTACTGCGCGGGATGGGGAATCTCGACCCTGGTAGCCCAGTCGCTGTTCATCAGGCTCAGGATCATGGGGATGAAGGCCATCCTGATGACGAGGTCTTCCATGACCCTCCATGAACAAGCCAGGGGCATCGGGCGGAAGGACGTGGTCGTCGTTTGCGAACTCCCGAGCTTCGTCATCGAGGTCACCCAAGCCGTGGAGAAGGCCAAAATGAACGGGGCCGGGATCATCACCATCACCGACAACGCCGCGGCTCCAATCTGCCGGTTCTCCGACCTTTCCTTCTTCGTGAGTGCAGCCAGTCCGATGTTCGGAAGCAGCGTCGTCGGACCGCTCTTCCTGGTGCACATCCTGACCTCGGTCCTGGCGGTCAACCTGGGCGACTCCGCGAGGGAGGCACTGGAGGAGCAGTCACGATTCCTTCACGATGAAAGGATCTTCCACCCCGTTTTCGGGCTGAAGTATTCCTGA
- a CDS encoding metal-dependent hydrolase has product MARLTFLGHAAFHVEGGGLDGLIDPFLTGNSMAPFSQEDFNDVNYIFVTHGHGDHLGDTPEIAKRTGAMVVATVEMCHVLEGIKCHPLQIGGAFTFPFGRVKMTPAWHGSSVQGSSDKEMIYGGVAGGFLIEIDGRKIYHAGDTGLTVEMGLLAEDGVDVALLPIGGNYTMDIDDAVRAVKMIKPRVAVPMHYDTFPLIKASPGEFAAKASEFAEIKVLKPGESLEV; this is encoded by the coding sequence ATGGCCAGGTTGACCTTTCTTGGGCATGCGGCCTTCCACGTCGAAGGCGGCGGCCTTGACGGCCTGATTGACCCTTTCCTCACCGGGAACAGCATGGCCCCCTTTTCCCAGGAAGATTTCAATGACGTCAACTATATTTTCGTGACCCATGGTCATGGGGACCATCTCGGAGATACTCCGGAAATCGCGAAAAGGACCGGGGCCATGGTGGTCGCCACGGTGGAGATGTGCCATGTCCTGGAAGGTATCAAGTGCCATCCCCTGCAGATAGGCGGAGCTTTCACTTTCCCCTTCGGAAGGGTCAAGATGACGCCGGCCTGGCACGGTTCGAGCGTGCAGGGTTCCAGCGACAAGGAGATGATCTACGGGGGCGTGGCGGGGGGTTTCCTGATCGAAATCGACGGGCGCAAGATCTACCACGCCGGCGACACGGGTCTCACCGTGGAGATGGGACTTCTGGCCGAGGATGGCGTTGACGTGGCCCTGCTCCCCATCGGCGGTAATTACACCATGGATATCGACGACGCCGTCAGGGCCGTAAAGATGATAAAGCCCCGGGTGGCAGTTCCGATGCATTACGATACCTTTCCACTGATAAAGGCCTCTCCCGGGGAATTCGCCGCGAAGGCTTCGGAGTTCGCGGAGATAAAGGTCCTGAAGCCTGGAGAAAGTCTGGAAGTCTGA